The genomic stretch CATCGAGAAGCTGCAGAGGCATCTCGAGAAAAATAAAGTGGTCGGAGCGGTAACCGGCGTGACCGATGTCGTCAAAAAAGTCCGCTACGAAATGTTTAACAGCGATCCCGACAAATTCGCCATTCCCGATAACCAGGATGAAGTGGCGCAGGACCTGTTCCTGTATGAGATTTCGGGCGGCGATCCGGATGATTTATTCAAATTTATCACGCAGGATTACGCCAAAGCCAATCTCTGGGTTCAGTTGCGCGAAGGTGACAATGAATCGGTGGTTTCGGTTATTAATGAAGCAAAAGCGTTTATGGCCGATAATCCGCCGCCGGTCCAAATGGCGGCCAACTGGGCCGGACTGCCTTATGTCAATGTCGTCTGGCAGGAAAAAATGGTGGGTGGCATGCGCTCGGCGCTTCTCAGTTCGTTCGCGGTTGTCTTTATCATGATGATATTCCTGTTCCGGTCGTCGATACTGGGTTTGATTTCGATGCTGCCGCTCAGCATCACCATTATGGCCATCTATGCGGCTATCGGGTATATCGGTAAACCTTACGATATGCCGGTGGCGGTGCTGTCGTCCCTTACGCTCGGTTTGTCGATTGACTTTGCCATCCATTTTATTAAACGAGCTAAGTATATTCATGAAACGACCGGGGATTTCAATGAGACATTTCCATTGCTGTTCGAGGAATTGGGCCGGGCGATCGGCCGAAATGTCCTGGTCATTGCGATCGGATTTGTGCCGATGTTCTTTTCGACGCTGGTTCCATATATCACGGTCAGCTCGTTTTTCTTCGCCATTATGATGGTTTCCGGGGCCGTGACGATGCTGCTTCTGCCTTCGATTTTCATTGTCATGCGCAAGCGCCTTTTTCCCGATATCGAAATCGCCGAAAGGAAACATCATCAAGTTGCAGTGACCGAATAAATTGAACAATATCGAAAAAAAGTAGATGGAGGATATAATGAAATTTCAGAAGATTATTTTTGCTCTGGCACTGGTCCTGATTGCCGGTTCGATCAATCTCTTTGCCCAGGATAATCAGGCCGAAGAAATTATGAAGAAATCTCACCTGGCCCTGTTTTATTCCGGTGATGACGGCGCCGCCGAAGTTACTATGAAGATTGTTAATTCCAAAGGGAAGGAACGCCAGCGCGAGTTCACCATGCTGCGTCTCGACATAGAGGAGGGCGGCAAGCAGGATTATTATACTTACTTCAAACAACCCAGCGATGTTTCCCGGCTGACCTTCATGGTTCACAAGATTCCGTTTGCGACCGATAACCGCTGGCTGTACATTCCTTCGGTCGATCTGGTCAAGCGCATCGCGGCCGACGACAAGAACTCTAGTTTTGTCGGTTCCGATTTTACCTATGAAGATGTCTCGGGGCGGCACTGGAGCGAAGATAATCACAAGTTAATCGGCGAAGAAAAATATAATGATCGTGATGTATATGTTATCGAATCGATTCCCAAAGAAGCTTATAAGGGTTTTTCCCGTAAAGTGTCTTATATCGACAAGGAAAACTCCCTGCCCTTGAAAGAAGAATACTACGACAAAAAGGGAGAACTCGAGCGCGTTTTTACGGCGGAGAAAGTCGATGTAATTGACGGAATCGTGACAGCGACTGTTCGCAAGATGGCCGATGTCCGGAAAAATCAGTATTCGACGGTGGAATTCAGCAGTATCAAATATAATGTCGGTATGAACGAGGATGTCTTCACCGAACGTTATCTCAAGAACCCGCCGCGCGAGTTTATTCAGTAGAGGAGGGAGACCGTACGATGTCGATACATAAAATTTCAGGACTTCTTTTTGCTCTGCTTTTGCTCATGGGAACTCCCGCAACCAAAGCCGGGGAGGTAATGCTCTCCGGCTTCCTCCAGGGGTTGTATGGTGGCGGGCTTGATTCCAATAATCCAACAGCAAGTGACCTGACGGCTTCCGAATCCCGGTTGCAAATGCGCTTGGAATCATACTCAGAGGGAGCGGAGTTTTTCGGGCGGTTGGATTTTGTTTATGATGATTATAATAATCCCGGTTACGATTTTGAACTTCGCGAGGGTTATGCCAAGTTTAAGGTCGGCAATAATATGGATTTCAAAATCGGCCGACAGATCATCACCTGGGGCACCGGCGATCTGATTTTTATCAATGACCTTTTTGCCAAGGACTACCGCTCGTTTTTTACCGGACGCGATGATCAATACTTAAAGGCCCCGCAGAACACCATCCGGGCCGCCTGGTACACCGGTCCGGGTACATTTTCCTTGATTTATACGCCCCGTTTTACGCCTAATCGAATCCCGACCGGGGAGAGGTTAAGCTACTTCAATCCGATGGTTGGAGAAATTGTCGGGGGTGAGGATAATTATTTCGAGGGACGGATGCCGGAGGCCAAATTCAGGAA from candidate division Zixibacteria bacterium HGW-Zixibacteria-1 encodes the following:
- a CDS encoding outer membrane lipoprotein-sorting protein is translated as MEDIMKFQKIIFALALVLIAGSINLFAQDNQAEEIMKKSHLALFYSGDDGAAEVTMKIVNSKGKERQREFTMLRLDIEEGGKQDYYTYFKQPSDVSRLTFMVHKIPFATDNRWLYIPSVDLVKRIAADDKNSSFVGSDFTYEDVSGRHWSEDNHKLIGEEKYNDRDVYVIESIPKEAYKGFSRKVSYIDKENSLPLKEEYYDKKGELERVFTAEKVDVIDGIVTATVRKMADVRKNQYSTVEFSSIKYNVGMNEDVFTERYLKNPPREFIQ